A region of Dictyostelium discoideum AX4 chromosome 1 chromosome, whole genome shotgun sequence DNA encodes the following proteins:
- a CDS encoding Ras GTPase activation domain-containing protein (Similar to RCC1) yields MSQPPISNRPSTIAANGGSLVSPNSIVNSNSNSRGNLTGGRPLPSPPINTSSGSINVNNNNNSNNNTNGGVPVSSSPLKSPPPLKPRPKTLLTPVAPIGSQNPQPPSLQQQQQPQPQPQNTSSSNLLQQPSPSPSQQPPSQQPPSQQQQQQPPSQQPPKSTSPPALPRREWPPNNTSSGNLNSLNSSGGNVINRPQPVADNSNNNNSNKPVNVTTQPPQPQTTPIKPASTALQSTPIKETTTTATAATTTPVSVPTQTAVPVAQETSSTVTPIKINNLEASGQTTESGNNSTSTSTQSSPSTSTPPTPNSSTSTTPLSTSTTQLAPPPLAPPLFNTPPISVSQSTSSGNLNSLYSSSAPTNSGMANYKPISPNSSIISPSKPEPLVLPSSISTTTTPTNSTPNTPSTQQQQQQQSSPNNTNENKQKRNSLGEQTSITLEKMAQESSLTINEKDEEETNDSSGKKSKSKPKLFPHQWSMGKPSEKDAKKEEKERKENEKREEKERKELEKREKKERKEKEKLDKKGEKGDKTEKDKEKEKEKEKEKEKEKEKEKDIKSGIEKPPPLSRTSSSFASKLKHATLRGGKVNDIDDTDSNSGSSVGNSPSLTAQRDTRGSSVPHPPVNISTSTNSATTPSSSSSSTPISSPPPSLSSSSNIAISSCSASNLSNVLADNSGSSTGTTPTDGFSSSPPNGQSPSLSSTAHRSAIHLDTSRGLMTWGSASNCKLGFKVTAKDQSQPTPERLPNFNIPDICSISSGSYYSSVLTENGDVYLWGRGAVKTPAVPILGIPQIEDQLLPFKLESLSDVVSVSIGFCHGAAVRANGELLTWGVGENGQLGHGDTNNQIEPKIIQSLTSFWITQVQCGEKHTICLTKNGKVYSWGASEYGQLGLGDVTQHSSPMQVSALEKYNVLQIASGSTHCAVLTTSKEVLVFGNGAAMGAASVVSLPTLVPSLKYLHIDRLCCGHYSTAAITECGDVYTWGTGQELGHGGNSTETSPKLIEALRNQSIRQISCGGRHTAFLTDSGRIFTCGKDSFGQLGQMSGDQNKPKRIESLTKTTFISVSCGENYNVALFDTTRSFRDKFCWKLLETQRTYVRTLDIIQTIFLNPLRIRDRDLLPESMKHLPYIFLSEEEIRTIFGPIEKLYALNSTLLHVMNKRFANWSNKKKVGDVLLNHFKHSEDTFIQYMENLPLALTCLDNLCKKQTAPIIGYLKECEKLALDRKKIDTDDDSKEFNLRSLLIEPLNIISRYHKAINGMVKYTKTTHIDYSGLVDLDGIMEIKVNKVTNILNITQSPSSMASYTTSNPTVTAVSSSSSENSEFLKEYDIKLEALQNFKKTCTKIIKSSKKYYEVEPDSFKEQGHFSEHLINVKACFDGNIDPALAASIDQFSSSIKKIGYLRSELSTRTHTSFAQPLSTVADELENFLPLITEMRKRVFESHTEYENAVSKLYSLAKNLQPTEKKMIEAEKEVASLKKVLDKTLFEFDAIFKEGISIQTKSLKLFYACMKAQQEYYERGLQRFQAMKPSFDALDTYFRQQSRNTWAKSIFETVTTTFTQEKGAPTPSLTSIKSTPIIQSQSSASSTLQIPPSDIAAAPSSTPSSAPSPLVLATQLNSVNNTDMSANSSTPLSSTPKEQHPFALSENIEKTESSPSTKLQQPTINATTTNTTTSPVATTTATATTNNNTASLLDPHQIMTELEQSDWTFLMDPPASNEFTDTFIEEQYNGLVEILASPSLQVAQCVVSAAPSDQQSPTIESISRIFESFNKIRPIIHSGIEQEVLSTANPSTLFRSNTTATKLMTAFTKLKGMPYLQKHITPLVREIIDNPNGYEVDPAKINEGSEELMTNMMNLIQICEKFTDAIIDSVENLPASLREISSYLQQEVVKKFPDNKYSSVGGFIFLRFLCPSILAPHTSGLVEEQPGPEATRALVLIGKVLQNLANGIEFGQKESFMIPVNRFIIGNVTRLNNYFDKLTNVPMYTSSDSISTTSREEVQKDIRNIHLLIVKNLSKLVKQLALYKQKEIIGQLSKTLVFLGDPSSMYK; encoded by the coding sequence atgtcacAACCACCAATTTCAAACAGACCATCAACGATTGCAGCAAATGGTGGAAGTCTTGTATCACCAAATAGTATAgttaatagtaatagcaaTAGTAGGGGTAATTTAACTGGGGGTAGACCATTACCCTCACCACCAATCAATACTAGTTCAGGTTcaataaatgtaaataataataataatagcaacaaTAATACAAATGGGGGTGTACCagtttcatcatcaccattaaaaTCGCCACCACCATTAAAACCAAGACCAAAAACTTTATTAACACCAGTTGCACCAATTGGTTCACAAAATCCTCAACCACCttcattacaacaacaacaacaaccacaaccacaaccacaaaatacatcatcatcaaatttattacaaCAACCATCACCATCGCCATCACAGCAACCACCATCACAGCAACCaccatcacaacaacaacaacaacaaccaccatcacaacaaccaccaaaaTCTACATCACCACCAGCTTTACCAAGAAGAGAATGGCCTCCAAATAATACTAGCagtggtaatttaaatagtttaaatagtagtggtggtaatgtTATAAATAGGCCACAACCAGTTGCTgataacagtaataataataatagtaataaaccAGTAAATGTAACAACACAACCGCCACAACCACAAACTACACCAATAAAACCAGCATCAACCGCTCTACAATCAACTCCAAtaaaagaaacaacaacaacagcaacagcagcaacaacaacaccagtATCAGTTCCAACACAAACAGCAGTACCAGTTGCACAAGAAACTTCATCAACAGTaacaccaattaaaattaataatcttgAAGCATCAGGTCAAACAACAGAAAGtggtaataattcaacatcaACTAGTACacaatcatcaccatcaacatctacaccaccaacaccaaactcatcaacatcaaccacaccattatcaacatcaactacACAATTAGCACCCCCACCACTAGCACCACCATTATTCAACACACCACCAATTAGTGTTTCTCAATCAACCTCAagtggtaatttaaatagtttataTTCATCATCAGCACCAACCAATTCAGGTATGGCCAATTATAAACCAATTTCACCAAATTCTAGTATAATCTCACCAAGTAAACCTGAACCATTGGTTTTACCatcttcaatttcaacaacCACTACACCAACAAATAGTACTCCAAATACACCATCAActcagcaacaacaacaacaacaatcatcaccaaataatacaaatgaaaataaacaaaaaagaaattcattAGGTGAACAAACTTCAATAACATTAGAAAAAATGGCACAAGAATCATCATTAACCATCAATGAAAAGGATGAAGAGGAAACAAACGATAGTAGTGGTAAAAAATCCAAATCTAAACCAAAATTATTCCCACATCAATGGTCAATGGGTAAACCATCGGAAAAAGATGCTAAAAAGGAGGAGAAAGAAcgtaaagaaaatgaaaaacgtGAAGAGAAAGAACGTAAAGAGTTGGAAAAACGTGAGAAAAAAGAACGTAAAGAAAAGGAGAAATTAGATAAAAAAGGTGAAAAAGGTGACAAAACAGAAAAAGATAAggaaaaagagaaagaaaaggagaaagagaaagagaaagaaaaagagaaagagaaagataTAAAATCTGGTATTGaaaaaccaccaccactctCTAGaacatcttcatcatttgCCTCGAAATTAAAACATGCAACTTTAAGAGGAGGTAAAGTGAATGACATTGATGATACCGACTCAAATAGTGGTAGCAGTGTTGGTAATAGTCCATCATTGACAGCACAAAGAGATACAAGAGGTTCATCAGTTCCTCATCCACCAGTAAATATTTCCACCTCCACCAATTCAgcaacaacaccatcatcatcgtcatcgtcCACTCCAAtctcatcaccaccaccatcactttcatcatcttcaaataTTGCAATATCATCATGTTCAGCATCAAATCTTTCAAATGTTTTGGCAGATAATAGTGGTTCAAGTACTGGTACAACACCAACAGACggattttcatcatcaccaccaaatggtcaatcaccatcattatcatcgaCAGCACATCGTTCAGCTATTCATTTGGATACAAGCCGTGGCTTAATGACATGGGGATCAGCatcaaattgtaaattaGGCTTCAAGGTCACAGCAAAAGATCAATCACAACCAACACCAGAAAGATTACCAAATTTCAATATTCCAGACATTTGTTCGATTTCCTCAGGTTCCTATTATAGCTCTGTATTGACAGAGAATGGTGATGTCTATCTTTGGGGCCGTGGCGCTGTAAAGACACCAGCCGTTCCAATTTTAGGTATTCCACAAATTGAAGATCAATTATTACCATTCAAATTAGAGTCACTCTCTGATGTTGTCTCTgtttcaattggtttttgTCATGGTGCAGCCGTTAGAGCCAATGGTGAACTTTTAACTTGGGGTGTTGGTGAAAATGGTCAATTGGGTCATGGTGATACAAACAATCAAATCGAACCAAAGATCATTCAATCACTCACTAGTTTTTGGATCACCCAAGTACAATGTGGTGAGAAACATACTATTTGTCTCACAAAGAATGGTAAAGTTTATTCATGGGGTGCTTCAGAGTATGGACAATTGGGTTTGGGTGATGTTACACAACATTCCTCACCAATGCAAGTCAGTGCCTTGGAGAAATATAATGTACTTCAAATTGCAAGTGGTTCAACTCATTGTGCAGTTTTAACCACATCAAAAGAGGTCTTGGTATTTGGTAATGGTGCAGCTATGGGTGCTGCAAGTGTTGTAAGTTTACCAACATTAGTACCATCATTGAAATATCTTCACATTGATAGACTATGTTGTGGTCATTATTCAACCGCTGCTATCACAGAATGTGGTGATGTCTATACTTGGGGTACTGGTCAAGAATTAGGTCATGGTGGTAACTCAACTGAAACCTCACCAAAATTGATCGAAGCATTACGTAATCAATCAATTCGTCAAATTAGTTGTGGTGGTCGTCATACTGCATTCTTGACTGATTCTGGTAGAATTTTTACTTGTGGTAAAGATTCATTCGGTCAATTGGGTCAAATGTCAGGTGAtcaaaataaaccaaaaagAATTGAATCCTTAACAAAGACAACATTCATTTCAGTGTCATGTGgtgaaaattataatgttGCATTATTTGATACCACAAGATCATTTAGAGATAAATTCTGTTGGAAATTATTAGAAACTCAAAGAACCTATGTTAGAACTTTAGATATCATCCAAAccatatttttaaatccacTTAGAATTCGTGATCGTGATTTGTTACCAGAATCAATGAAACATTTACCATACATTTTCTTATCGGAAGAAGAGATTAGAACCATTTTCGGACCAATAGAGAAATTGTATGCATTGAATTCAACATTACTTCATGTTATGAATAAAAGATTTGCAAATTGGTCCAATAAAAAGAAGGTTGGTGATGTTTTATTGAATCATTTCAAACATTCCGAAGATACATTCATTCAATATATGGAGAATTTACCATTGGCATTGACTTGTTTAGATAACCTTTGTAAGAAACAAACTGCACCAATCATTGGTTACCTTAAAGAATGTGAAAAACTTGCATTGGATAGAAAGAAGATCGATACTGATGATGATagtaaagaatttaatttacgTTCATTATTGATAGAACCATTGAATATCATTTCACGTTATCATAAAGCAATCAATGGTATGGTTAAATATACAAAAACCACTCATATCGATTATAGTGGTTTGGTTGATTTAGATGGTATCATGGAGATCAAAGTAAACAAAGTTACAAATATTCTAAACATTACacaatcaccatcatcaatgGCATCTTACACTACCTCAAATCCAACGGTTACAGCAGTTTCAAGTTCTTCCTCTGAAAATAGTGAATTCCTCAAAGAGTATGATATCAAATTGGAAGCATTACAAAACTTTAAGAAAACATGTACAAAGATCATAAAATCCTCAAAGAAATACTATGAAGTTGAACCAGATTCCTTCAAAGAACAAGGTCATTTCTCTGAACATCTTATCAATGTAAAAGCTTGTTTCGATGGTAATATCGATCCTGCATTGGCCGCTTCAATCGATCAATTCTCTAGTAGCATTAAAAAGATTGGTTATCTTCGTTCAGAATTATCAACTCGTACTCATACCTCATTTGCTCAACCATTATCAACTGTCGCCGATGAGTTGGAAAACTTCCTTCCATTGATTACTGAAATGAGAAAACGTGTTTTCGAATCTCATACTGAGTATGAAAATGCTGTAAGTAAACTCTACTCTTTGGCAAAGAATTTACAACCAACtgaaaagaaaatgattGAAGCTGAAAAGGAAGTTGCATCACTTAAAAAGGTTTTGGATAAAACTttgtttgaatttgatgCAATCTTTAAGGAGGGTATTTCCATTCAAACTAAATCACTTAAACTATTCTATGCCTGTATGAAAGCACAACAAGAATACTATGAACGTGGTTTACAAAGATTCCAAGCCATGAAACCTTCTTTCGATGCATTGGATACTTACTTTAGACAACAAAGTAGAAATACTTGGGCTAAATCAATTTTCGAAACTGTTACCACAACTTTTACTCAAGAGAAGGGTGCTCCAACTCCATCATTAACAAGTATCAAATCAACTCCAATTATTCAATCTCAATCATCTGCTTCTTCTACTTTACAAATACCACCATCAGATATTGCTGCTGCTCCTTCTTCTACTCCATCTTCTGCTCCTTCTCCATTGGTATTGGCTACTCAATTAAATTCTGTAAATAACACTGATATGTCTGCCAATAGTAGTACACCATTATCTTCAACTCCAAAAGAACAACATCCATTCGCTTTAtctgaaaatattgaaaaaactgaatcatcaccatcaactaAACTACAACAACCAACTATTAATGCCACAACTACAAATACCACCACTTCACCAGTAGCTACTACAActgcaacagcaacaacaaataataacacTGCATCATTATTAGATCCACACCAAATTATGACAGAATTAGAACAATCAGATTGGACATTCCTTATGGATCCACCAGCAAGTAATGAGTTTACAGATACATTCATAGAGGAACAATATAATGGTTTAGTTGAAATTTTAGCATCACCATCACTTCAAGTAGCTCAATGCGTTGTTAGTGCAGCACCATCAGATCAACAATCTCCAACCATTGAATCTATTTCAAGAATATTTGAAAGTTTCAATAAGATTCGTCCAATTATTCATTCTGGTATTGAACAAGAGGTATTGTCAACTGCTAATCCATCCACTTTATTCCGTTCCAATACAACCGCTACTAAGTTGATGACAGCATTCACAAAACTCAAGGGTATGCCATACCTTCAAAAACATATCACTCCATTAGTACGTGAAATCATTGATAATCCAAATGGCTATGAAGTAGATCCAGCTAAAATCAATGAAGGTAGTGAAGAGTTGATGACAAATATGATGAATCTCATTCAAATTTGTGAGAAATTCACAGATGCCATCATTGATTCCGTCGAAAATTTACCAGCTTCCCTTAGAGAGATTTCATCCTATCTTCAACAAGAAGTCGTAAAGAAATTCCCAGACAATAAGTATAGCAGTGTTGGCGGTTTTATTTTCTTACGTTTCCTATGTCCATCAATTTTGGCTCCACATACAAGTGGTTTGGTTGAAGAACAACCAGGTCCAGAAGCAACAAGAGCCTTGGTTTTAATTGGCAAAGTACTTCAAAATCTTGCAAATGGTATAGAGTTTGGTCAAAAAGAATCATTTATGATTCCAGTCAATCGTTTCATCATTGGTAATGTCACTcgtttaaataattactttGATAAACTCACCAATGTTCCAATGTACACATCATCCGATTCCATAAGTACAACATCAAGAGAGGAGGTTCAAA